A section of the Flavobacterium ardleyense genome encodes:
- a CDS encoding DUF1796 family putative cysteine peptidase, protein MQKLAGVRNKFSNVQYLSIGENCLTDNVLDRHNLKSFSTPYSHGRSNLDYAIALEKEKYASLLNPEYLYYDYVGDTKVVRNKYYSISNSIYNQLHKNGFEFTHHDVLNNNAQRQSYERKITRMLSFNKKQHLKFIYHYRNNDDIDIKILIEKASEFLRYYQNRQIKCEFIFFTQEIVAEKSERSITKIHDQNNVTGFKLKTLEFWAGDDEDVLWARKDDDLFTIMLTDIR, encoded by the coding sequence TTGCAGAAATTGGCTGGAGTGCGGAATAAGTTTTCAAACGTTCAGTACTTGTCAATTGGCGAAAATTGTCTAACCGATAATGTCCTTGACCGTCATAATCTCAAAAGTTTTAGTACACCCTACTCGCACGGCAGGAGCAATCTTGATTACGCAATTGCATTAGAAAAAGAAAAATATGCAAGTCTACTAAATCCAGAATATCTATATTATGATTATGTTGGTGACACAAAAGTTGTCAGAAATAAGTACTATTCCATTTCCAATTCTATTTACAATCAACTCCATAAAAATGGTTTTGAATTTACGCATCATGACGTTTTAAATAATAATGCGCAGCGACAGAGTTATGAGCGAAAAATCACTAGAATGCTGTCTTTTAACAAAAAACAACATCTAAAATTTATCTACCATTATCGAAATAATGACGATATAGACATCAAAATACTGATCGAGAAAGCGTCAGAATTTTTGCGATATTATCAAAATAGACAAATCAAATGCGAATTTATATTTTTTACTCAGGAAATCGTCGCAGAAAAATCGGAAAGATCTATTACCAAAATTCACGATCAAAATAACGTCACAGGATTTAAATTAAAAACTTTGGAATTTTGGGCAGGCGATGACGAAGATGTACTTTGGGCAAGAAAAGATGACGATTTGTTTACTATAATGCTAACTGATATTAGATGA
- a CDS encoding sensor histidine kinase encodes MEVAELNKELALQIAKSNKRAAELAAVNKELAFHNQEKEDRAAELLIANAELAYQNQEKEDRAAELIIANRELAFQNTQKEIRASELYTANKELAFQNQEKEDRAAELLIANAELAYQNQEKENRASELLIANKELTYQNAEKEDRAAELIIANNELAFQNVEKEKREIELLQANRDLETFAFISSHDLQEPLRKIQIFASRIKEEESENLTEKGKYYFERIHSSAVRMQSLINDLLAHSRSTESERNLEKIDFRFCIDEVISELKENWQQDEIRISISETDFITVIPFQFRQLLQNLISNAVKFKRHDEVLEIKISCKIAESSAIIFRNLPNKIAYSHIVISDNGIGFNNEHKEMIFEIFRRLNDNNLYSGTGIGLTIVQKIVDNHKGFIFANGSEGEGATFNLFLPFIPEICNEKMDGK; translated from the coding sequence ATGGAAGTAGCTGAGCTAAATAAAGAACTTGCTTTGCAAATAGCGAAGAGCAATAAGCGTGCGGCTGAACTTGCTGCGGTAAACAAAGAATTGGCTTTTCATAATCAAGAGAAAGAGGATCGCGCTGCAGAATTGCTTATTGCGAATGCAGAACTTGCCTATCAAAATCAGGAAAAAGAAGATAGAGCTGCAGAATTAATTATTGCAAATAGAGAACTTGCTTTCCAGAATACGCAAAAAGAAATAAGAGCTTCGGAATTGTATACTGCGAATAAGGAACTAGCTTTTCAGAATCAAGAAAAGGAGGATCGTGCGGCCGAATTGCTGATTGCGAATGCAGAACTTGCCTATCAAAATCAGGAAAAGGAAAATCGTGCATCTGAATTGCTGATTGCAAATAAGGAATTGACTTATCAGAATGCCGAAAAAGAAGATCGTGCCGCTGAATTAATTATCGCCAACAACGAACTTGCCTTTCAGAATGTCGAAAAGGAAAAACGTGAAATTGAACTGTTGCAGGCAAATAGAGATTTGGAGACATTTGCTTTTATTTCTAGCCATGATTTGCAAGAACCTTTGCGTAAAATTCAGATTTTTGCTAGTAGAATCAAGGAAGAAGAGTCTGAAAATTTAACTGAAAAGGGAAAGTATTATTTTGAAAGAATTCATAGTTCGGCGGTTAGAATGCAATCTCTGATTAATGATTTGCTTGCGCATTCGAGATCAACTGAAAGTGAAAGGAACTTAGAAAAAATCGATTTTAGATTCTGTATTGACGAAGTAATTTCAGAATTAAAAGAGAATTGGCAGCAAGATGAGATCCGTATTTCTATTTCTGAAACCGATTTTATAACAGTTATTCCTTTTCAATTTCGGCAGTTGCTACAAAATTTAATTTCGAATGCGGTTAAATTTAAAAGGCATGATGAAGTCCTGGAGATTAAAATTTCGTGTAAAATAGCAGAAAGCAGTGCCATCATCTTTAGAAATCTACCTAATAAAATTGCTTATTCTCATATAGTAATCAGCGATAATGGAATTGGATTCAATAATGAACATAAAGAAATGATTTTCGAAATTTTCCGGAGACTTAATGACAATAATCTATATAGTGGCACAGGTATCGGACTGACAATTGTGCAGAAAATAGTTGATAATCATAAAGGTTTTATATTTGCAAACGGCTCAGAAGGAGAAGGTGCAACGTTCAACTTGTTTTTGCCATTTATTCCCGAGATTTGTAATGAGAAGATGGATGGCAAGTAA
- a CDS encoding DUF1543 domain-containing protein — protein sequence MAKRLKLFMIMMGCNIVGRVTEQHDIYFGVATKVKDLSAQLAVFWPEAAGKFHIDAWREVTVVDNYLIEVVERSQENSGKLNLYFLNLGGYKAGNFDEYHFKMLTVASNISTAVKSAKESAFYKEFDFKGAVSHIDEKYGVDIDDAHKVADLLSDQAKQLYSLKITALTEPRAEDVFHIGYLKVKSK from the coding sequence ATGGCAAAGCGTTTAAAGTTATTTATGATAATGATGGGCTGCAATATTGTGGGTCGTGTGACAGAGCAGCACGATATATATTTTGGCGTTGCCACTAAAGTAAAAGATCTGAGCGCTCAATTGGCAGTTTTTTGGCCAGAAGCAGCGGGAAAATTTCATATTGATGCTTGGCGAGAAGTTACTGTTGTTGACAATTATTTGATAGAAGTGGTGGAAAGAAGTCAGGAGAATAGTGGTAAATTGAATTTATATTTTTTGAATCTTGGTGGTTATAAAGCAGGAAATTTTGACGAATATCATTTCAAAATGCTAACTGTCGCGTCCAATATATCAACCGCCGTAAAGTCGGCAAAAGAGTCTGCTTTTTATAAAGAATTTGATTTTAAAGGTGCAGTTAGTCACATTGATGAAAAATATGGAGTAGATATTGACGATGCGCATAAGGTTGCCGATCTTTTAAGCGATCAAGCAAAGCAACTGTATTCACTAAAAATTACCGCTTTAACTGAACCAAGAGCAGAAGATGTTTTTCATATAGGATATTTAAAAGTAAAATCTAAGTAG
- a CDS encoding formate/nitrite transporter family protein, translating into MKEEDKTQTEQQQELEKKSNEAVYSKEYTEILTSVIHEGEEIFKKKKQAIFLSSCIAGLEIGFSYVLVCALFFLLQGRISDPVIYRLFAFVYPFGFVLVILGKSALFTEQTSVLALPVLNGQRTVFELLRVWGVVIVGNVLGGNFFVIFISSLAPELGLFDTDTMVTVGMHILNHKPWALFLSAIAAGWLMGLLTWLLNSTNQALTRILIILMVTGAIGFAGFHHSIVGNLEVFGAYLHSETVSTGNYLSFLLITMLGNGFGGAIVVGLFKYRIFESNFSSNKSRKNWD; encoded by the coding sequence ATGAAAGAAGAGGACAAAACGCAGACAGAGCAACAACAAGAGTTGGAGAAAAAATCAAATGAAGCAGTATATTCTAAGGAGTATACCGAAATTTTGACCAGTGTTATTCACGAAGGTGAGGAGATATTTAAAAAGAAGAAACAAGCCATCTTTCTAAGTTCTTGCATTGCAGGTCTCGAAATTGGATTTAGTTATGTGCTAGTCTGTGCCTTGTTTTTTTTATTGCAAGGAAGAATTTCAGATCCAGTAATTTACCGACTATTTGCTTTCGTCTATCCCTTTGGATTTGTATTAGTTATACTCGGAAAATCTGCTCTTTTTACAGAACAGACTTCGGTTTTAGCGCTTCCCGTCCTTAATGGTCAGAGAACAGTTTTTGAACTTCTCCGAGTATGGGGAGTTGTAATTGTTGGGAACGTTTTAGGTGGAAATTTCTTTGTAATCTTTATTAGTTCGCTAGCGCCAGAACTTGGCCTATTTGATACCGATACAATGGTCACGGTTGGTATGCATATTTTAAATCATAAACCGTGGGCATTATTCCTTAGCGCAATTGCAGCAGGATGGCTTATGGGGCTTCTTACGTGGCTACTCAACAGTACAAATCAGGCATTGACACGCATTTTAATAATTTTAATGGTAACGGGAGCAATTGGATTTGCTGGATTTCACCACAGTATAGTAGGTAATCTCGAAGTATTTGGTGCCTATTTGCATTCAGAAACTGTATCTACCGGTAATTATTTATCGTTCCTGCTTATCACTATGTTAGGGAATGGTTTTGGAGGAGCAATTGTGGTAGGATTATTTAAATACAGAATTTTTGAATCTAATTTTTCTTCTAATAAAAGCAGAAAGAACTGGGATTAA
- a CDS encoding porin family protein, which translates to MKQKLLFFVLFLAVSANSYAQFTFQKGYFINNNNQKTECLIYDIDWKNNPTNFDYKVNETAEIQSENIENVLEFGLVDGVKYQRATFEIDRSSDDVKKMGKQRNPSFKEETLFLKTMINGKASLYYYRDGSLKRYFVQKDSSPITQLVYKRYQTEAGGLATNTYFKQQLLSDFQCSSISQKDVESLEYELKDLQKFILKFNECQNSTSQTFKSKQKRDLFNLAIRPGVDFNSLNVYLPKNDRRNVDFGKQTNFRVGLEAEYIIPYHNNKWSIVLEPTYQSYRSEKTYEASGINDGILTAKIDYSSIELPIGIRHTFFVAESSKIFLNAQYVLNLDLSPSLNYYRSDGTDFDQLDMNSGKNFAFGAGFKFQEKYIIEFRYQTDRFVLENYPTWSADYKTMSVIIGYNFM; encoded by the coding sequence ATGAAACAAAAATTACTATTCTTCGTATTATTTTTAGCCGTAAGTGCGAACTCGTACGCTCAGTTTACCTTCCAAAAAGGATATTTTATAAACAACAATAATCAGAAAACAGAGTGCCTCATTTACGATATCGATTGGAAAAATAATCCAACAAATTTTGACTATAAAGTAAATGAAACTGCCGAAATACAATCTGAAAATATTGAAAATGTCTTAGAATTTGGTCTAGTTGACGGTGTGAAGTACCAACGTGCAACATTCGAAATTGACCGATCATCTGATGATGTAAAAAAAATGGGGAAGCAAAGAAATCCCAGCTTTAAAGAAGAAACTTTGTTTCTGAAGACAATGATAAATGGAAAAGCTTCTCTTTATTATTATAGAGACGGAAGTTTAAAACGTTATTTTGTCCAAAAAGATTCATCGCCAATTACACAACTTGTTTATAAACGCTACCAAACTGAAGCTGGAGGACTTGCTACAAATACATATTTTAAACAACAACTATTATCTGATTTTCAATGTAGTTCTATCAGTCAAAAGGACGTTGAATCGCTTGAATATGAACTAAAAGATTTACAGAAATTTATTCTAAAATTTAATGAATGTCAAAATTCGACTTCTCAAACTTTTAAAAGCAAACAAAAAAGAGATTTATTTAATCTTGCCATTAGACCTGGAGTAGATTTTAATAGTTTGAATGTCTATTTGCCGAAAAATGATCGCCGAAATGTGGATTTTGGTAAGCAAACAAATTTTAGAGTTGGACTTGAAGCTGAATACATAATCCCGTACCATAACAATAAATGGAGTATCGTTTTAGAGCCTACTTATCAGTCGTATAGAAGTGAAAAAACCTACGAGGCTTCTGGAATTAATGATGGTATCCTTACAGCAAAAATTGATTATAGTTCTATTGAACTTCCAATCGGTATTAGACACACATTCTTTGTAGCCGAATCTTCAAAAATCTTTCTAAATGCTCAGTATGTACTAAATCTTGATCTTAGTCCATCGCTGAATTACTACCGATCTGATGGAACTGATTTCGATCAATTAGATATGAATTCTGGAAAAAATTTCGCTTTTGGTGCTGGTTTCAAGTTTCAGGAAAAATATATTATTGAATTTAGATATCAAACCGACCGATTTGTGTTGGAAAATTATCCTACCTGGAGCGCAGATTACAAAACAATGTCTGTAATTATTGGTTACAACTTTATGTAA
- a CDS encoding GyrI-like domain-containing protein produces MEKVESFKIIGISVSTSNQDGQNAQDLGNLWSQFFSNDLLEKIPNSISKEIFCIYTDYESNFKGSYTAILGRKVSSFDAIPEGLISRELPAGNFMKFTAKGIIPNAVIDTWEEIWADDQQLKRKYTYDFEVYGEKSQNGELSEVDIFIAI; encoded by the coding sequence ATGGAAAAAGTTGAAAGCTTTAAAATAATTGGTATTTCGGTGTCAACATCCAATCAGGATGGGCAAAATGCTCAAGATTTAGGAAATCTTTGGAGTCAATTCTTTTCCAACGATTTACTTGAAAAAATTCCAAATTCTATTTCAAAAGAAATTTTTTGTATTTACACAGATTATGAAAGTAACTTTAAAGGTAGTTACACTGCCATTTTAGGACGTAAAGTTTCGTCCTTTGATGCTATTCCCGAGGGTTTAATTTCTCGTGAGTTGCCAGCTGGGAATTTCATGAAATTTACTGCCAAAGGAATTATTCCTAATGCTGTAATAGATACTTGGGAAGAAATTTGGGCCGACGATCAACAACTAAAAAGAAAATACACCTATGATTTTGAGGTCTATGGAGAAAAATCCCAAAATGGAGAACTTTCGGAAGTAGACATATTTATTGCTATATAG